ACTAACCGAATTACAGAATCATTTGGATATCCCCGTTTTAGGTGTTATTAATCCTGGGGCACGTGCTGCTATTAATGCCACAAAGAATATGCACATAGGTGTTATCGGAACAGATGGGACAATACGCAGTAATGCATACCCACAAGCGCTATTAAACATTAATTCAAAGATTCATATAGATGCCCTTGCCTGTCCTTTGTTTGTACCATTGGTGGAAAAAGGAATGTTACATGGGTATACCACCTTTCAAATCGTTTCTGAGTCCCTGGAGCCGATAAGGCAGAATAACCATATTGATACATTGATCCTAGGTTGTACACACTACCCATTAATTAAGGATACCATACAGCAATTTATGGGTAATCATGTATCGATTATCTCATCCAGCGAAGAAACTGCCCGCGAAACAAGTACCATACTGGAATACCATGAATTGCTTTATAAAGGAGAGCGGATTCCTAATCACCAATTCTTTACGACAGGGGAACTGGAGATCTTTGAAAAAATTGCGAAGCGTATTTTTAATAGTTCGGAAAGCAATGCCCAATCAGTAGCCATTGAACACACCGTAATTAGTTAAAAAGATCCTGAAAAGGGTCTTTTTTTCTATAACCCTAAAAATTTTTTCATTATAGGTTGGTCTAATTTTACGATGGGCTCGTATATATAGTAGTACAAACCATCGTAGGAGGGAATAACATGCGAATGCGCGGTATGTTTATAGTGACAGGTATAATTAGTATTTCTGTGATATTAACTGGTTGTTTTCAGGGGGAGCAATCACTGGAGAAGGTTGATCCACCACAGGACGCAACAGAAGTAAGCAACACACAAGGTAAGGATGCGAAGGCAACAAAGGAAAATGCAACGGAAAAGAGTTCCAAAGAAAAAGCTGAAAAAACAACTGAGACACAGGAGACACAGTTATATTTGCTTGATTCTAACGGAATGGTTGTGCCGCAAACACTGGAGCTTCCGGCTACAAAAGAAGTTGCCACACAGGCTTTGGAATATCTAGTAAAAGATGGGCCAGTTACACAGCTATTGCCAAACGGTTTTCAGGCAGTACTTCCGGCAGGCACCGAAGTTCTCGGTCTAGATTTACAGGAAGATGGAACCATGATTGTGGATGTATCCAATAATTTCAAAGATTATAAGGCAGAACAAGAACTGGAAATATTACAAGCAATGACATATACATTGACCCAGTTTGACAGCGTAGATAAAGTTAAACTTTGGATCAATGGTTATCCTGTAGATTCTATGCCTGTTAACGGTACACCGGTATCAGATGGCTATTCAAGGGCAAATGGTATTAATATGATTCAAACAGATACAATTGACTATCTTGGTAGCACGCCAGTTACCCTTTATTATCCAGCAGCTCAAGACGATTTAAATTACTTTGTTCCGGTTACACAGCATATAAAGATGGATGATAAAAACGAATATGAATCAATTGTAAGTGCATTGATTGACGGGTCAAAATATAATAACAATGTAGTGCAAGTATTTAATTCATCCGTATCATTAACAGAAGAGCCACAATTAAATGACGGTGTGCTTAAGTTAGTATTTAGTGATGATATCTTAATGGATAAGGATCAGGCAACAATTTCCGATCAGGTGATGGAGACATTGGTAAGAACACTTACCGAGGATAAAGAAGTGGAAGCGGTTGATGTAAAAGTGAACAAAGTCAAACAGGTGTTCAATGAAAGCGGAAAAGCATATACAGAGCCGGTTACCAAGAAAATGGTAATGCCAACTGGTAAATTATAACTTTAAAAGGCTGTTTAGCAGCCTTTTTTTACTTTTTAGGAAGAGCCTGTTTTCCAATAGATTTTTTTGAGACAAAATTTATAATCTGTGAAGTAACTTATATGGATAAAATATAAGAATATCTTTGGCTTTCTCCATAGATTTAACGACAAGCCATGATTTTCTGATGTTGCGGGGTATAAAGTTTTTGATTTTGTAAAAATATGTTACCATTAGTTTTGGAATTAAGGAGGCGTTTTTAGCTTGAGAAATGATAATAGGGATTTGGATACATTACGGGACATAAATATGACAGTGGATTTTATCAAACACCCGGAAGGATCGGTTTTAATTCATGTCGGTGATACGAAGGTTATTTGTAACGCCAGCATAGAGGATAGAGTGCCTCCATTTTTACGCGGTCAAGGGAAAGGATGGATCACTGCAGAATATGCAATGCTTCCCAGGGCTACGGATAAGCGGAATATTCGCGAATCATCAAAAGGAAAAGTAAGCGGGCGCACAATGGAAATTCAACGGTTAATTGGAAGAGCCCTGCGATCCGTTGTGGATTTAAATAAAATTGGCGAGCGTACGGTTTGGGTTGATTGTGATGTGATTCAAGCTGATGGTGGTACGCGGACAGCATCAATAACAGGTGCTTTTGTTGCAGTGGTGCTTGCATTTGGAAAATTGCTGGATGCAAAAACTATTGATAAAATGCCTGTTACAAATTTTCTTGCAGCTACATCCGTGGGTATTTTGGAAGATGGAAAAGAAATCCTGGATTTAAACTATGAAGAGGATTCTACTGCGCAGGTAGACATGAACATAGTGATGACAGGGGCAATGGAATTTGTTGAAATTCA
This Virgibacillus phasianinus DNA region includes the following protein-coding sequences:
- the racE gene encoding glutamate racemase, giving the protein MDQAIGVIDSGVGGLTVAHELMRQLPKEKLLYVGDTLRCPYGPRSEEEVKKFTWEMVNFLLEKKIKMLVVACNTATAFTLTELQNHLDIPVLGVINPGARAAINATKNMHIGVIGTDGTIRSNAYPQALLNINSKIHIDALACPLFVPLVEKGMLHGYTTFQIVSESLEPIRQNNHIDTLILGCTHYPLIKDTIQQFMGNHVSIISSSEETARETSTILEYHELLYKGERIPNHQFFTTGELEIFEKIAKRIFNSSESNAQSVAIEHTVIS
- a CDS encoding GerMN domain-containing protein — translated: MRMRGMFIVTGIISISVILTGCFQGEQSLEKVDPPQDATEVSNTQGKDAKATKENATEKSSKEKAEKTTETQETQLYLLDSNGMVVPQTLELPATKEVATQALEYLVKDGPVTQLLPNGFQAVLPAGTEVLGLDLQEDGTMIVDVSNNFKDYKAEQELEILQAMTYTLTQFDSVDKVKLWINGYPVDSMPVNGTPVSDGYSRANGINMIQTDTIDYLGSTPVTLYYPAAQDDLNYFVPVTQHIKMDDKNEYESIVSALIDGSKYNNNVVQVFNSSVSLTEEPQLNDGVLKLVFSDDILMDKDQATISDQVMETLVRTLTEDKEVEAVDVKVNKVKQVFNESGKAYTEPVTKKMVMPTGKL
- the rph gene encoding ribonuclease PH; amino-acid sequence: MRNDNRDLDTLRDINMTVDFIKHPEGSVLIHVGDTKVICNASIEDRVPPFLRGQGKGWITAEYAMLPRATDKRNIRESSKGKVSGRTMEIQRLIGRALRSVVDLNKIGERTVWVDCDVIQADGGTRTASITGAFVAVVLAFGKLLDAKTIDKMPVTNFLAATSVGILEDGKEILDLNYEEDSTAQVDMNIVMTGAMEFVEIQGTGEEATFSYQQLQNLLELATKGLQEIIEKQKEVLGELASKVGETKSGHAAGEKQ